One Actinomycetota bacterium genomic window carries:
- a CDS encoding CpaF family protein encodes MREAYVRLKEKVKERLPQGEFSPLSDRGSEGLRRAVLRAAREAAWEEGLILDPAEMQAMLGRLIDDILGLGPLESLMRDEAVTEVMVNGPRCVYIEKEGRIYPSDVVLEGEQEIYRIIDRIIGPLGLHVDEASPYVDARLPDGSRVNVVLPPLSLLGPVLTIRKFRRCPYTVEELTAAGTLTPAQAEFLSRAVAERKNLVISGGAGTGKTTLLNALSSCIGREERIITLEDAAELRLQQPHVIPLETRPPNLEGKGEVTLRDLLRNALRMRPDRIIIGEVRGAEALDLLQALNTGHRGSLTTVHANSPLDALSRLETMALTAGVGLPSHAVREQILQAVDVMVHMERTAGGERRVAEVACMEREEGSQPHLRRVTPSAVESPRGEPGGSGTVASLPLRVPREEVTAPPLAAPRP; translated from the coding sequence ATGAGAGAGGCGTATGTTCGACTGAAAGAGAAGGTCAAGGAGAGGTTGCCCCAGGGTGAGTTCTCGCCCCTTTCCGACCGCGGCTCCGAAGGCCTGAGGAGGGCGGTCCTGCGCGCGGCCCGCGAGGCGGCCTGGGAGGAAGGGCTGATCCTGGATCCAGCGGAGATGCAGGCAATGCTGGGGCGGTTGATAGACGACATACTCGGTCTCGGACCCCTGGAGTCCCTCATGCGCGACGAGGCCGTCACCGAGGTGATGGTAAACGGTCCGCGGTGCGTCTACATAGAAAAAGAGGGGCGCATCTATCCCTCGGATGTGGTCCTGGAGGGGGAGCAAGAGATCTACCGCATTATCGATCGTATAATCGGGCCCCTGGGGCTGCACGTGGACGAGGCCTCACCCTACGTCGATGCCCGCCTCCCCGACGGTTCCCGGGTGAACGTGGTGCTGCCCCCCCTCTCGCTCCTCGGTCCCGTGCTCACCATACGCAAGTTCCGCCGCTGCCCCTACACGGTGGAGGAGCTGACCGCGGCCGGCACCCTGACCCCTGCCCAGGCGGAGTTCCTCTCCCGCGCCGTGGCAGAGAGGAAAAACCTGGTAATCTCGGGAGGGGCGGGTACGGGCAAGACCACCCTGCTCAACGCGCTCTCCTCATGCATCGGCCGTGAGGAGCGTATCATCACCCTGGAGGACGCCGCCGAACTGCGCCTGCAACAACCGCACGTCATCCCCCTGGAGACCCGCCCTCCCAACCTCGAGGGAAAGGGAGAGGTGACCCTGAGGGACCTCCTCCGCAACGCCCTACGCATGCGCCCGGACCGCATCATCATCGGAGAGGTACGGGGCGCCGAGGCGCTCGACCTGCTGCAGGCCTTGAACACCGGCCACCGCGGATCCCTCACCACCGTGCACGCCAACTCCCCCCTTGACGCCCTCTCTCGGCTGGAGACCATGGCCCTCACCGCCGGGGTGGGCCTGCCCTCACACGCGGTCCGGGAGCAGATCCTCCAGGCCGTGGACGTCATGGTGCACATGGAGCGTACCGCCGGAGGCGAGAGACGGGTGGCGGAGGTGGCGTGCATGGAACGCGAGGAGGGGTCACAGCCCCACCTGCGCCGCGTCACCCCGAGCGCCGTCGAGAGCCCGCGCGGAGAACCCGGGGGCTCCGGCACGGTAGCATCCCTGCCCCTTCGCGTGCCGCGAGAGGAGGTGACGGCGCCCCCCCTCGCGGCGCCGCGCCCGTGA
- a CDS encoding type II secretion system F family protein, giving the protein MIVLALSLALAAASLAAFLAWRKAGRRERAWKTLFGNTGPDGPSPTSLRSCLPDLVSAAATRRGRSALLVAASAAAFLLTRNPFLSASVWPGYVALRRLTTRRRRARSLGALEEQTLELIDSLNQSLRSGLSLLQALEASREDVGAELGAEVALILRDVGMGSGLEESLMLAAGRVPSSSLRLTFTILALLHGRGGDLPRILERLRRRVQEGLEVRREARMLTSQSRASGYLVASLPAAFLALQGLLNPRSLSPLLTTPAGNLMVAAAVALNAGAFLVIRKMVNPGA; this is encoded by the coding sequence GTGATCGTTCTCGCCCTTTCCCTCGCCCTCGCCGCCGCGTCCCTCGCCGCTTTCCTCGCCTGGCGCAAAGCCGGCAGGAGAGAACGGGCATGGAAAACCCTTTTCGGAAACACGGGGCCGGACGGGCCTTCCCCCACCTCCCTCCGTTCTTGCCTTCCCGACCTTGTCTCCGCGGCCGCCACGAGACGCGGAAGGTCAGCGCTCCTCGTCGCGGCGTCGGCGGCGGCCTTCCTCCTCACCCGCAATCCATTTCTCTCCGCCTCCGTGTGGCCGGGATACGTCGCCCTGCGACGCCTCACGACCAGAAGAAGGCGAGCGCGCTCCCTCGGCGCTCTCGAGGAGCAGACGCTGGAGCTCATCGACTCCCTCAACCAGTCGCTGCGCTCGGGGCTGTCCCTCTTGCAGGCCCTGGAGGCGAGCCGCGAGGACGTGGGCGCGGAGCTCGGCGCGGAGGTGGCGCTGATCCTGCGCGACGTAGGCATGGGCTCCGGGCTGGAGGAGTCGCTCATGCTGGCCGCCGGGCGCGTTCCCTCTTCCTCCCTGCGCCTGACCTTCACCATACTGGCGCTGCTGCACGGCAGGGGCGGTGACCTGCCCCGCATCCTCGAACGCCTCCGCAGGCGGGTACAGGAAGGCCTGGAAGTGAGGCGCGAGGCGAGGATGCTCACCTCCCAGAGCCGCGCCTCCGGCTACCTCGTCGCCTCCCTTCCGGCCGCTTTCCTGGCCCTCCAGGGCCTTCTCAATCCCCGATCCCTGAGCCCGCTGCTCACCACCCCCGCCGGTAACCTCATGGTGGCGGCAGCGGTGGCGCTCAACGCGGGGGCCTTCCTGGTCATCCGCAAGATGGTCAACCCGGGGGCTTAA
- a CDS encoding type II secretion system F family protein, producing MEALIAFLAAISVFSLCLHLLPGLHRRASALSLLGMEESEGAEERPAVRPLPLLRRAVTRLGGLLPEAPASETTSLLQESGTDWTPSFLRGIRLASALALALLPLPLGPACLLLSPFLAAAAYHAPVVMLKQRAKRRGEELAADLPEIVDLMAVLCFAGESLHTALHHSLQACAHHTTRAVMEGVVERMRLGESASEALRRASAHSGREMRRFCRTLLRADETGAPIADILEELAVEFRNGRRERERTRAARVSIYILFPLVFMILPSFLLLTVGGIILGNTM from the coding sequence ATGGAGGCGCTCATCGCGTTCCTCGCGGCGATATCCGTGTTCTCGCTGTGCCTCCATCTCCTCCCGGGTCTTCACAGGCGGGCCTCGGCCCTTTCCCTTCTGGGGATGGAGGAGTCGGAGGGGGCGGAGGAGCGCCCCGCTGTACGGCCACTTCCTCTCTTACGGAGGGCGGTCACCCGACTGGGAGGCCTTCTGCCGGAAGCGCCCGCGTCCGAGACCACATCCCTGCTCCAGGAGTCGGGTACGGACTGGACGCCCTCCTTCCTGAGGGGGATACGCCTGGCTTCCGCCCTGGCCCTCGCGCTCCTCCCTCTCCCCCTCGGACCCGCATGCCTCCTCCTCTCCCCCTTCCTCGCCGCGGCCGCATACCACGCTCCGGTGGTCATGCTCAAACAGCGCGCGAAGAGGCGCGGGGAGGAGCTAGCCGCCGACCTCCCCGAGATCGTGGACCTCATGGCGGTGCTCTGTTTCGCGGGCGAGAGCCTGCACACCGCCCTACACCATTCGCTCCAGGCCTGCGCCCATCACACCACCCGCGCGGTCATGGAGGGAGTGGTGGAGCGCATGAGATTGGGGGAGAGCGCCTCCGAGGCCCTGCGCCGCGCCTCCGCGCACTCCGGGCGCGAGATGCGCCGTTTCTGCCGCACCCTGCTGAGGGCGGACGAGACCGGCGCCCCCATCGCCGACATACTGGAGGAGCTGGCGGTGGAGTTCAGGAACGGTAGGCGCGAGCGCGAGAGGACGCGCGCCGCCCGGGTCTCCATCTATATCCTCTTCCCGCTCGTCTTCATGATCCTGCCCTCCTTCCTTCTCCTGACCGTGGGGGGCATCATCCTCGGGAACACCATGTAG